Proteins from a single region of Coregonus clupeaformis isolate EN_2021a chromosome 19, ASM2061545v1, whole genome shotgun sequence:
- the LOC121531381 gene encoding coiled-coil domain-containing protein 34 isoform X1, whose translation MSSFPASASKSFSSTPLKTYQDSGRELHRSKSVDYDSTGDSTYSLLSPIYHDSYESDEDLAAAHHVHQIDTSATQSDDARPLSPIRVEHVCFRDDPPQKPPERTAVTEAEDPEASLSAWERWLVCKAKEERLRIEKKAEEERLLRERNEEQEREQQKKKMVVEEKIHLWLQMKKEQEKQEKLLKESKEQEEMQRQQQKQREIEQKAEEKYREWLRRKNLEKMERERRAKEEAASREAQERERRQRAEENFKEWLRAQDKSRPSPNATGCPQGGYDNVTYPSPSFYNPIPWKPIHVPPPEKPPVKKTSRRKQPSQPKYQNSPSIPFRLRDTVSSAARLQRR comes from the exons ATGTCAAGCTTTCCTGCCTCCGCCTCCAAGAGTTTCAGCTCGACTCCTCTGAAGACGTACCAGGACAGCGGCAGGGAACTGCACCGATCCAAGAGTGTGGACTATGACTCAACAGGCGACTCCACctactctctgctctcccccatcTACCATGACAGCTACGagagtgatgaggacctggctgCAGCTCACCACGTACATCAGATAGACACCTCAGCCACACAGAGTGATGACGCCAGACCCCTCTCACCCATCAG AGTTGAGCATGTGTGTTTCAGAGATGATCCACCACAGAAGCCCCCAGAGAGGACAGCAGTAACTGAGGCGGAGGATCCAGAGGCATCTCTTTCTGCCTGGGAGAGGTGGCTGGTCTGCAAAGCCAAAGAGGAGAGACTCAGAATAGAAAAGAAAGCAGAGGAG GAGCGCCTACTGAGGGAGAGGAATGAGGAAcaggagagagagcagcagaagaAGAAGATGGTAGTGGAGGAGAAGATCCATTTGTGGCTGCAGATGAAGAAAGAACAG GAGAAGCAGGAGAAATTGCTGAAGGAGAGCAAGGAGCAGGAGGAGATGCAGAGGCAGCAGCAGAAGCAGAGGGAGATTGAACAGAAAGCAGAGGAGAAATACAGAGAGTGGCTACGGAGGAAGAATCTggagaaaatggagagagagaggagagcgaag GAGGAGGCAGCCAGCAGAGAGGCTCAGGAGAGGGAGCGCagacagagagcagaggagaacTTTAAGGAATGGCTTCGTGCCCAGGACAAGAGCCGACCCAGTCCCAATGCAACCGGCTGCCCACAAG GTGGCTATGACAATGTAACGTACCCATCTCCCAGCTTCTACAACCCAATCCCATGGAAGCCCATCCACGTTCCGCCACCAGAGAAACCACCAGTGAAGAAGACTTCCCGCAGGAAACAGCCGAGTCAGCCCAAGTACCAGAACAGCCCCAGCATCCCATTCAGACTCCGAGACACTGTAAGCTCAGCAGCTCGCCTGCAGAGGAGATGA
- the LOC121531381 gene encoding coiled-coil domain-containing protein 34 isoform X2 encodes MSSFPASASKSFSSTPLKTYQDSGRELHRSKSVDYDSTGDSTYSLLSPIYHDSYESDEDLAAAHHVHQIDTSATQSDDARPLSPIRDDPPQKPPERTAVTEAEDPEASLSAWERWLVCKAKEERLRIEKKAEEERLLRERNEEQEREQQKKKMVVEEKIHLWLQMKKEQEKQEKLLKESKEQEEMQRQQQKQREIEQKAEEKYREWLRRKNLEKMERERRAKEEAASREAQERERRQRAEENFKEWLRAQDKSRPSPNATGCPQGGYDNVTYPSPSFYNPIPWKPIHVPPPEKPPVKKTSRRKQPSQPKYQNSPSIPFRLRDTVSSAARLQRR; translated from the exons ATGTCAAGCTTTCCTGCCTCCGCCTCCAAGAGTTTCAGCTCGACTCCTCTGAAGACGTACCAGGACAGCGGCAGGGAACTGCACCGATCCAAGAGTGTGGACTATGACTCAACAGGCGACTCCACctactctctgctctcccccatcTACCATGACAGCTACGagagtgatgaggacctggctgCAGCTCACCACGTACATCAGATAGACACCTCAGCCACACAGAGTGATGACGCCAGACCCCTCTCACCCATCAG AGATGATCCACCACAGAAGCCCCCAGAGAGGACAGCAGTAACTGAGGCGGAGGATCCAGAGGCATCTCTTTCTGCCTGGGAGAGGTGGCTGGTCTGCAAAGCCAAAGAGGAGAGACTCAGAATAGAAAAGAAAGCAGAGGAG GAGCGCCTACTGAGGGAGAGGAATGAGGAAcaggagagagagcagcagaagaAGAAGATGGTAGTGGAGGAGAAGATCCATTTGTGGCTGCAGATGAAGAAAGAACAG GAGAAGCAGGAGAAATTGCTGAAGGAGAGCAAGGAGCAGGAGGAGATGCAGAGGCAGCAGCAGAAGCAGAGGGAGATTGAACAGAAAGCAGAGGAGAAATACAGAGAGTGGCTACGGAGGAAGAATCTggagaaaatggagagagagaggagagcgaag GAGGAGGCAGCCAGCAGAGAGGCTCAGGAGAGGGAGCGCagacagagagcagaggagaacTTTAAGGAATGGCTTCGTGCCCAGGACAAGAGCCGACCCAGTCCCAATGCAACCGGCTGCCCACAAG GTGGCTATGACAATGTAACGTACCCATCTCCCAGCTTCTACAACCCAATCCCATGGAAGCCCATCCACGTTCCGCCACCAGAGAAACCACCAGTGAAGAAGACTTCCCGCAGGAAACAGCCGAGTCAGCCCAAGTACCAGAACAGCCCCAGCATCCCATTCAGACTCCGAGACACTGTAAGCTCAGCAGCTCGCCTGCAGAGGAGATGA
- the LOC121532060 gene encoding ras-related protein Rab-19 isoform X1 translates to MQWCRWAGNWKSHLPGKSSGPEQDDSFDFLFKIILVGDSDVGKTCVVQSFKSGIFMEKQQNTIGVDFTVRTMDIDGRKVKMQVWDTAGQERFRTITQSYYRSAHGAIVAYDITRRPTFESVTHWIQEVEQYGAASVVLILIGNKSDLQSERQVLFEDACTLAEGKGALAAMETSAKEAQNVEAAFMLMARELMVRNGLTITDEHSQASQHFPNSHPIHGSDSTDRKSCC, encoded by the exons ATGCAGTGGTGCAGGTGGGCAGGCAACTGGAAATCACACCTGCCAGGAAAG TCCTCTGGGCCGGAGCAGGACGACTCCTTCGACTTCCTCTTTAAGATCATCCTGGTGGGAGACTCAGACGTGGGGAAGACCTGCGTAGTCCAGAGCTTTAAGTCTGGTATCTTCATGGAGAAACAACAGAACACTATCGGCGTGGACTTCACCGTCCGAACCATGGACATTGATGGCAGGAAGGTCAAG ATGCAGGTGTGGGACACGGCTGGACAGGAGCGTTTCCGCACAATCACCCAGAGTTATTACCGCAGCGCCCACGGCGCCATAGTGGCCTACGACATCACACGGCGCCCAACCTTTGAATCTGTGACACACTGGATCCAGGAAGTGGAGCAGTATGGGGCTGCTAGCGTTGTTCTCATCCTCATTG GGAACAAATCGGACCTGCAGTCGGAGAGACAGGTGCTGTTTGAGGATGCCTGTACTCTGGCTGAGGGGAAGGGTGCGCTGGCCGCCATGGAAACCTCGGCCAAGGAGGCCCAGAATGTGGAGGCAGCCTTTATGCTGATGGCCCGGGAGCTGATGGTTAGGAACGGCCTGACCATCACAGACGAACACTCACAGGCCTCCCAACACTTCCCAAACTCCCATCCAATCCATGGCTCCGATTCCACGGACAGGAAATCATGTTGTTGA
- the LOC121532060 gene encoding ras-related protein Rab-19 isoform X2 gives MQSSGPEQDDSFDFLFKIILVGDSDVGKTCVVQSFKSGIFMEKQQNTIGVDFTVRTMDIDGRKVKMQVWDTAGQERFRTITQSYYRSAHGAIVAYDITRRPTFESVTHWIQEVEQYGAASVVLILIGNKSDLQSERQVLFEDACTLAEGKGALAAMETSAKEAQNVEAAFMLMARELMVRNGLTITDEHSQASQHFPNSHPIHGSDSTDRKSCC, from the exons ATGCAGTCCTCTGGGCCGGAGCAGGACGACTCCTTCGACTTCCTCTTTAAGATCATCCTGGTGGGAGACTCAGACGTGGGGAAGACCTGCGTAGTCCAGAGCTTTAAGTCTGGTATCTTCATGGAGAAACAACAGAACACTATCGGCGTGGACTTCACCGTCCGAACCATGGACATTGATGGCAGGAAGGTCAAG ATGCAGGTGTGGGACACGGCTGGACAGGAGCGTTTCCGCACAATCACCCAGAGTTATTACCGCAGCGCCCACGGCGCCATAGTGGCCTACGACATCACACGGCGCCCAACCTTTGAATCTGTGACACACTGGATCCAGGAAGTGGAGCAGTATGGGGCTGCTAGCGTTGTTCTCATCCTCATTG GGAACAAATCGGACCTGCAGTCGGAGAGACAGGTGCTGTTTGAGGATGCCTGTACTCTGGCTGAGGGGAAGGGTGCGCTGGCCGCCATGGAAACCTCGGCCAAGGAGGCCCAGAATGTGGAGGCAGCCTTTATGCTGATGGCCCGGGAGCTGATGGTTAGGAACGGCCTGACCATCACAGACGAACACTCACAGGCCTCCCAACACTTCCCAAACTCCCATCCAATCCATGGCTCCGATTCCACGGACAGGAAATCATGTTGTTGA